Proteins encoded by one window of Vitis vinifera cultivar Pinot Noir 40024 chromosome 10, ASM3070453v1:
- the LOC100268113 gene encoding transcription factor SRM1 isoform X2, which translates to MTGDEVSDSSLWSREQNKAFENALATYPEDLSDRWEKIAADVPGKTLEEVKHHYELLVEDVTQIESGSVPLPCYNSSSEGSSSHVGDEAVGKKGSHFSNSESNHGGKASRSDQERRKGVAWTEDEHRLFLLGLDKYGKGDWRSISRNFVVTRTPTQVASHAQKYFIRLNSMNKDRRRSSIHDITSVGNGDISVPQGPITGQTNGSASGASSGKSTKPTPQPPAGPPPGVGMYGSTTIGQPIGGPLVSAVGTPVNLSAPPHMAYGVRAPVPGAVVPGAPMNMGPMTYPMPHTSAHRLACRAC; encoded by the exons ATGACCGGAGATGAAGTAAGTGATAGCTCCTTGTGGAGTAGGGAGCAGAATAAGGCATTTGAGAATGCCCTGGCAACTTATCCTGAGGATTTATCAGATCGGTGGGAGAAGATTGCTGCAGATGTACCAGGGAAAACCCTAGAAGAGGTTAAACATCATTATGAGCTTTTAGTTGAAGATGTTACCCAGATCGAGTCTGGCTCTGTGCCTCTACCTTGCTATAATTCTTCTTCTGAGGGTTCATCAAGCCATGTGGGTGATGAAGCAGTTGGTAAGAAGGGCAGCCATTTTTCAAACAGTGAGTCCAATCATGGAGGGAAGGCTTCAAGGTCAGATCAGGAGCGTCGCAAAGGGGTTGCTTGGACAGAGGATGAGCACAG GTTATTTCTTCTTGGTTTGGATAAATATGGGAAAGGTGATTGGCGAAGTATATCTCGGAACTTTGTGGTGACAAGAACACCTACACAAGTGGCAAGTCATGCACAAAAGTACTTCATCCGCTTAAACTCGATGAACAAAGATAGGAGGAGGTCAAGCATTCATGATATCACCAGTGTTGGCAATGGAGATATTTCTGTGCCCCAAGGACCAATCACTGGCCAAACAAATGGTTCTGCTTCAGGAGCTTCCTCCGGAAAATCAACTAAACCAACCCCTCAACCCCCAGCCGGGCCGCCGCCGGGGGTTGGCATGTATGGTTCTACAACTATAGGGCAACCAATAGGAGGACCCCTTGTTTCAGCAGTTGGAACACCAGTGAATCTTTCGGCTCCACCACACATGGCATATGGTGTCCGAGCCCCAGTCCCAGGAGCAGTGGTTCCTGGTGCGCCAATGAACATGGGTCCTATGACATACCCAATGCCACATACATCTGCTCATAG GTTGGCATGCAGAGCGTGCTGA
- the LOC100268113 gene encoding transcription factor SRM1 isoform X1, with translation MTGDEVSDSSLWSREQNKAFENALATYPEDLSDRWEKIAADVPGKTLEEVKHHYELLVEDVTQIESGSVPLPCYNSSSEGSSSHVGDEAVGKKGSHFSNSESNHGGKASRSDQERRKGVAWTEDEHRLFLLGLDKYGKGDWRSISRNFVVTRTPTQVASHAQKYFIRLNSMNKDRRRSSIHDITSVGNGDISVPQGPITGQTNGSASGASSGKSTKPTPQPPAGPPPGVGMYGSTTIGQPIGGPLVSAVGTPVNLSAPPHMAYGVRAPVPGAVVPGAPMNMGPMTYPMPHTSAHRNPDAFVWNEPSLPW, from the exons ATGACCGGAGATGAAGTAAGTGATAGCTCCTTGTGGAGTAGGGAGCAGAATAAGGCATTTGAGAATGCCCTGGCAACTTATCCTGAGGATTTATCAGATCGGTGGGAGAAGATTGCTGCAGATGTACCAGGGAAAACCCTAGAAGAGGTTAAACATCATTATGAGCTTTTAGTTGAAGATGTTACCCAGATCGAGTCTGGCTCTGTGCCTCTACCTTGCTATAATTCTTCTTCTGAGGGTTCATCAAGCCATGTGGGTGATGAAGCAGTTGGTAAGAAGGGCAGCCATTTTTCAAACAGTGAGTCCAATCATGGAGGGAAGGCTTCAAGGTCAGATCAGGAGCGTCGCAAAGGGGTTGCTTGGACAGAGGATGAGCACAG GTTATTTCTTCTTGGTTTGGATAAATATGGGAAAGGTGATTGGCGAAGTATATCTCGGAACTTTGTGGTGACAAGAACACCTACACAAGTGGCAAGTCATGCACAAAAGTACTTCATCCGCTTAAACTCGATGAACAAAGATAGGAGGAGGTCAAGCATTCATGATATCACCAGTGTTGGCAATGGAGATATTTCTGTGCCCCAAGGACCAATCACTGGCCAAACAAATGGTTCTGCTTCAGGAGCTTCCTCCGGAAAATCAACTAAACCAACCCCTCAACCCCCAGCCGGGCCGCCGCCGGGGGTTGGCATGTATGGTTCTACAACTATAGGGCAACCAATAGGAGGACCCCTTGTTTCAGCAGTTGGAACACCAGTGAATCTTTCGGCTCCACCACACATGGCATATGGTGTCCGAGCCCCAGTCCCAGGAGCAGTGGTTCCTGGTGCGCCAATGAACATGGGTCCTATGACATACCCAATGCCACATACATCTGCTCATAG AAACCCAGATGCATTTGTTTGGAACGAGCCTAGTCTTCCTTGGTAG
- the LOC100268113 gene encoding transcription factor SRM1 isoform X3, whose translation MTGDEVSDSSLWSREQNKAFENALATYPEDLSDRWEKIAADVPGKTLEEVKHHYELLVEDVTQIESGSVPLPCYNSSSEGSSSHVGDEAVGKKGSHFSNSESNHGGKASRSDQERRKGVAWTEDEHRLFLLGLDKYGKGDWRSISRNFVVTRTPTQVASHAQKYFIRLNSMNKDRRRSSIHDITSVGNGDISVPQGPITGQTNGSASGASSGKSTKPTPQPPAGPPPGVGMYGSTTIGQPIGGPLVSAVGTPVNLSAPPHMAYGVRAPVPGAVVPGAPMNMGPMTYPMPHTSAHR comes from the exons ATGACCGGAGATGAAGTAAGTGATAGCTCCTTGTGGAGTAGGGAGCAGAATAAGGCATTTGAGAATGCCCTGGCAACTTATCCTGAGGATTTATCAGATCGGTGGGAGAAGATTGCTGCAGATGTACCAGGGAAAACCCTAGAAGAGGTTAAACATCATTATGAGCTTTTAGTTGAAGATGTTACCCAGATCGAGTCTGGCTCTGTGCCTCTACCTTGCTATAATTCTTCTTCTGAGGGTTCATCAAGCCATGTGGGTGATGAAGCAGTTGGTAAGAAGGGCAGCCATTTTTCAAACAGTGAGTCCAATCATGGAGGGAAGGCTTCAAGGTCAGATCAGGAGCGTCGCAAAGGGGTTGCTTGGACAGAGGATGAGCACAG GTTATTTCTTCTTGGTTTGGATAAATATGGGAAAGGTGATTGGCGAAGTATATCTCGGAACTTTGTGGTGACAAGAACACCTACACAAGTGGCAAGTCATGCACAAAAGTACTTCATCCGCTTAAACTCGATGAACAAAGATAGGAGGAGGTCAAGCATTCATGATATCACCAGTGTTGGCAATGGAGATATTTCTGTGCCCCAAGGACCAATCACTGGCCAAACAAATGGTTCTGCTTCAGGAGCTTCCTCCGGAAAATCAACTAAACCAACCCCTCAACCCCCAGCCGGGCCGCCGCCGGGGGTTGGCATGTATGGTTCTACAACTATAGGGCAACCAATAGGAGGACCCCTTGTTTCAGCAGTTGGAACACCAGTGAATCTTTCGGCTCCACCACACATGGCATATGGTGTCCGAGCCCCAGTCCCAGGAGCAGTGGTTCCTGGTGCGCCAATGAACATGGGTCCTATGACATACCCAATGCCACATACATCTGCTCATAGGTAA